CGACTCCCACTTCGACGTCGCGGGCAAGAATGCGGTGTTCCTGTTCGAGTTCGCCGTCGACACGTTGCCTCGCGCGTTGCGGCATGATGGCCCTCCCGTCTGGGTCAAGAACGCGAAGGATTTCCTGGATAAGTGGCGACGCAGCCCGAAGACCCTCGCAGGACCGTTCATCCAGGGAGAACGCTGGGCCGTCGACGTGAGCCGCGACGCCGTGACGGCCGGCGGGCTCGCGAAGAGCGCATGGCGGGCGCTGAGCCTCGGGAAAGACCTGGAGAAGGCGGCCAAGCGCTCCCTCCAGATACGGTCGGGGCCGGAGGCCGTGCGGGCCTCGAATGCGGACGCATGGAGCCGCCTGTTCGACAAGCGGTTTCCGTGGGAGCGGTGACGCGGTCAGAGATTACTGGGGGAGGACCACGACGCTCGCGCTCGTCGAGTGTCCCGCCCGGTCTGTTGCCACAATCGCAACCGTGTAACTCGACGCGGTGTTGTCGAACGTCACGTTGTACGTGCCGGCGGGATAGTCCTCGGGCCGGTGGTCCACGCACTGACTCTTCCCGGAGAGAAGAGTCCAGCTCACCTCGAAACCCGTCGTGGAAGCCGGGGTCACGTTGACGTGAAGCGAGGCAAGGCCCACGTTGTCCGTCGCTCGGAAGAGGACAATGATGGACGTGTTCGAAGGCGAGCCCATCGGCACGGCGACCTGGCTCCCTACGGGCACGTAGCACGGAAGGTCGCCCGTGTATCCCGCCGAGTACGGGCTCACGGAAATCCCCTGAACCGTGGGGTCCGTGAAGTCCCCGAACGGCGGGTTCAGGAGGATGATCCAGACCGCCAGCCAGCTGAAGAAGTAGGTGATGCCGTGGCCCGCCCAATCTTTCCGTTGGAACGCATCAATCTTGATGCCGAAGAGCGGGAGGATGAAATACAGACCGAATGCGACCGCGATGCCCGCGAAAAACGCGAGGGCGGGTGACACAGAGAAAAGAAGGAACGCGACGATGGCGCCGACGACGGCCCAAAGGATCGTCGCGACGGCGGCCCGCGCGCCTTGGATCTCCCGGCGCATGTAGCCAATCTCGTCGAACTCGGGCGCGACCCAGTCGGGTTCCTCCTCCTTCCGCTTCCGACGGGCCATAGGCCGCCGGAACAAGGGGCCCCTTCAAAAACCTTTGGCGCGAGCAGGCGAATTCTTCCGAGACCTGCGGTTGCTCTCGCGACCTCGACGGAGCACCGCGTGCCTGCCGAACTCCGAGGCTGCCTAGACCTTGCATGTGTCAGGCTGGCTTCTCCACAGGACGAAGCCGAGTCCAATGACGTCAAGACACTGCGCCACGACGAGGATCGCGTTCGGTGACGCGGACTTGGCGGGTGTTAGGCCCGCGATTAGATTCCATGTCAAGGCGGCCGCGGACGCGGAGAGGATGACCATCGCGCCGACGATCAGAGAATCGCGTAGCAGGTTCTCCGAGGCCATCGGCGACTCGCAACGCCTGCGGCCGAAGACCCTTCGCTCAGCGACCGCCTGGGACGATCGGCGGGATGCGCGAGCGAATCGTCTCCATCTCGATCGAGAACTGTCGGATCGTCACGAGCATCGCGCCGACGAGCACGCCTCCGACGAAGCCCGCGATTCCACCCGTGAGGACGCGCGCGAGCGGCGTCGACTCGTACGTGTAATACGGCCCCGAGAATAGTTGCGTGAAGCCGTCGACGGCCATCGGCAGCAAGCCAACGAACACGATCAGAGCCCCGGCTTGCTCGGATCCGATGCGGGCGAGCCGGCGCCGAAGGAACGACGGCATCGCGTTGACCATGACTTCCCCCGTCTTCGTCGACGGCCGGGCGAACATCGCCGCGAGCACGCCGAGGTTCGCGAAGACATACATCGACGTCATGCGCTGATCGATCGGCATCTGGTTGCCGTTGAGCCAGAAGGAGCGGTAGTAAAGTTGGTGGCACTGCGCGTCGCCGATCGTGTAGATGACGCGGGCGTAGAGCGGGAACGTCGCCCAGATGTCTTCGTGATCGACGATGTTCGCGCCGCCGACCAGCTTCTCCGGGGTCGAACCGGAGGGCATGGTGAACGGACAAATGAACAGGGAGGCAGTCCAGACGAGGTTGAGGATCAGGATGCCGAGAAGCGCTCTGCTCCACGTGAACCGCGCCCACACGCCGGAAGCCACGGCGGTTAGTAGGGCCAGCGGCAGATAAAGATTTACCGCGCGAGGGTCGCGCGTCACTTCGCGAATTTGGCGGGCGTCCGATCGAAGCTTGTCTTGCAACCAGCGGAACAGAAGTAGTACGTCTTGCCTTCGTACACGGATTGACGGGCTGCTCGATTCGGCGCCACCATCATTCCGCAGACGGGGTCTCGCTCCATCGCTGCCCGGAGGCGCCCGTCGCATGTGAAGGTTGCGGTGCGCCCCGACCTCGCCGAGCCAGTCGGTCTCCTCGACCGGCCCCGTGATCGGGAAGATCCTTCCGTTCGAATCGATCATCAACTTGGCGGCGGCCAGCTCAGTGGCTTCATCACATTCTACAGCGGATGGACGGACGGGCCCGCCATCCGACCTGAAATGAGGGTCATCGGAAGGACGAAACCCGACTCGCCGCGCACGCAAGATAGGAGCCGTTTCGGTCTGCCAGGCCTGTGTGCCCGCGTGCAAAGGACGAGCGCATACTTATAAAGCAGCCTACAAAGCAACATCTAAGAACACAAAGGCGGATAGGTATAGCGCATCGTGCCGGCCGAGACCCCAATGACCCCCAAAGGCAGCGTGACCCGGTCCGTCCGAATCGAAAAGGATGCGGACGAGCGGCTCCGGAAGCTCGCGGACCAAAGCGACACGAGCGTGAACACGCTCGTCAACCGGGCCCTGCGCAAGTTCGTCGAGTGGGACGCCTACGGGGAGAAGTTCGGGTTCGTCACGTTCCCCGGGATCATCCTCGTCAAGATGATGGAGCACCTGTCCGAGGAAGAGGCGAAGGAGCTCGGCATCTGGGCCGGCCGGAACCTGCTCAAGGAATACATCACGTTCTGGTTCAAGGAGATCACCCCGGAGACCCTGATCGAAGGCTTTCCGCGTCTTTTCGCGAAGTACGCGCGGGCGTTCGCCTACGAGGAGCACGTCGAAGACGATTACCGGGTGATCATCCTCAAACATAGCGGGGGGCCGCGCTGGTCGACGTT
The sequence above is a segment of the Thermoplasmata archaeon genome. Coding sequences within it:
- a CDS encoding DUF2085 domain-containing protein, which translates into the protein MASGVWARFTWSRALLGILILNLVWTASLFICPFTMPSGSTPEKLVGGANIVDHEDIWATFPLYARVIYTIGDAQCHQLYYRSFWLNGNQMPIDQRMTSMYVFANLGVLAAMFARPSTKTGEVMVNAMPSFLRRRLARIGSEQAGALIVFVGLLPMAVDGFTQLFSGPYYTYESTPLARVLTGGIAGFVGGVLVGAMLVTIRQFSIEMETIRSRIPPIVPGGR
- a CDS encoding YHS domain-containing protein produces the protein MERDPVCGMMVAPNRAARQSVYEGKTYYFCSAGCKTSFDRTPAKFAK